One Sulfuricurvum sp. DNA window includes the following coding sequences:
- a CDS encoding methyl-accepting chemotaxis protein, which yields MNNSTKITILVILSVLGATIGLLTQSVGVLIGALIVTLITAIWLIGSTNEGELKINTQLDAFLQLMQFKRNRIPKMVGESGSTEAKLNALASAHEEMLLQDTLVAGEMVLLADKVRQGHYACRVGSDSKTPHVHLLRKTMNNMLDATEKNLDCAIKILEALSEGKFSMRTTVNVEGKMGKMLSKINELGVALESMEHQNNEAKEVLDNNTKNLKATIEDLRSTKFVELNGMINSTVERIQSVASKEHELSGNLQTLVGNAQETKAILVTIGDIADQTNLLALNAAIEAARAGEHGRGFAVVADEVRKLAERTQKSLSEISATINVLIQAINDNSESLNQNMDEMMDLTRYVATVDDKMDELLISMNAMS from the coding sequence ATGAACAATTCAACAAAAATAACTATTTTGGTCATTTTATCTGTGCTTGGTGCGACAATAGGACTTTTGACGCAAAGTGTCGGTGTTCTTATCGGAGCACTTATTGTTACTCTTATAACTGCTATCTGGTTGATTGGTTCAACAAATGAGGGTGAATTAAAAATTAATACTCAACTGGATGCATTTTTACAACTAATGCAGTTCAAACGTAATCGTATTCCAAAAATGGTTGGAGAGAGCGGGAGCACTGAAGCAAAATTAAATGCATTAGCGAGTGCACACGAAGAGATGCTGTTACAAGATACACTTGTAGCAGGAGAGATGGTACTTTTAGCCGATAAGGTACGACAGGGACACTATGCGTGCCGTGTAGGGAGCGATTCTAAAACACCTCATGTTCATTTGCTTCGAAAAACAATGAATAATATGTTGGATGCAACTGAAAAAAATCTCGATTGTGCAATCAAGATTTTAGAAGCGTTGAGTGAGGGGAAATTCTCCATGCGAACGACGGTTAATGTTGAAGGTAAAATGGGGAAAATGCTCTCTAAAATCAACGAACTTGGTGTTGCATTAGAGTCAATGGAACACCAAAACAATGAAGCCAAAGAGGTTTTGGATAACAATACGAAAAACCTCAAAGCAACGATAGAAGATCTTCGCTCGACCAAATTTGTGGAACTTAACGGAATGATTAACTCTACCGTAGAGCGTATCCAAAGCGTTGCCAGTAAAGAGCACGAACTCTCAGGTAATCTCCAAACACTCGTTGGAAATGCCCAAGAGACGAAAGCGATATTGGTAACGATTGGAGATATTGCCGATCAAACAAATCTTCTAGCACTCAATGCTGCGATTGAAGCGGCACGTGCAGGTGAACACGGTCGTGGATTTGCGGTTGTTGCCGATGAGGTACGAAAACTCGCTGAACGTACCCAAAAATCCCTTTCTGAAATCTCTGCAACGATTAATGTTTTGATTCAAGCGATCAATGACAACAGCGAATCTTTGAACCAAAATATGGATGAGATGATGGATTTGACCCGTTATGTTGCAACCGTTGATGATAAAATGGATGAATTACTAATTTCTATGAATGCTATGAGTTAA
- a CDS encoding response regulator, whose protein sequence is MSAIKVLIIEDDDVTALNLKMSLEKFGYEILSLANEEISAQNKIKIYNPDIVLIDIGLKRNDGGIEVANFIREKMPRPFIFLTAHSDSAVLSKAKLTEPFGYIVKPFDPLNLHTTIQMAIYRFEEEQKRIQNIDMLKTDKEHLEKLLYAKKLSTQPAVEFGDGYRHDISMGETFYKNQKIKLTKKENAFIRLLVAQLGSVVDFSQATDYVWGEEGASDNSVRTLVWRLRNKLPTDVIKNASGIGYYLEE, encoded by the coding sequence ATGTCAGCAATCAAAGTTCTTATTATCGAAGATGATGATGTTACTGCCCTTAATCTAAAGATGTCATTAGAGAAATTTGGATATGAAATACTCTCTTTGGCAAACGAGGAGATTAGTGCTCAAAATAAAATTAAAATCTACAATCCCGATATTGTCCTCATCGATATTGGACTCAAACGTAATGATGGGGGAATCGAAGTAGCCAATTTTATCCGAGAAAAAATGCCTCGTCCGTTTATTTTTCTCACCGCTCATTCCGATAGTGCCGTTTTGTCCAAAGCGAAACTCACTGAACCGTTCGGCTACATCGTAAAACCTTTTGATCCGCTCAATCTCCATACCACTATCCAAATGGCAATCTACCGTTTTGAAGAGGAACAAAAACGGATTCAAAATATCGATATGCTCAAAACAGACAAAGAGCATCTTGAAAAACTGCTCTACGCTAAAAAGCTCTCTACCCAGCCGGCTGTTGAGTTTGGAGATGGGTATCGTCACGATATTTCGATGGGTGAAACATTTTACAAAAATCAAAAAATAAAACTCACTAAAAAAGAGAACGCATTTATTCGATTATTGGTTGCGCAGCTTGGAAGTGTTGTTGATTTTTCACAAGCAACCGATTATGTGTGGGGAGAAGAGGGGGCAAGCGATAACAGTGTTCGAACCCTCGTATGGCGTTTACGCAATAAGCTACCAACCGATGTTATTAAAAACGCTTCGGGAATCGGTTACTATCTCGAAGAGTAG
- a CDS encoding ATP-binding protein, translating into MDFPSFSYLYHAQETLATQKDSILDEWISQKQCAAILGRHSIDPKWFKSKYASAVFDYFMGVVAGEVELGQCPVMKEFIDYLKNQEIRSDELFLLCTHFKRSVINNTYRSGINTQGLFEAVSYLFDTNFSSILTLYNDTIYQKEQEAIEANKAKEYFLSNMSHEIRTPLNAILGFVNLLKSESLGERIDDYLDIIAQSGENLLHIINDILDFSKLRSGEFVIEPLPFNIQNKMRNALELFVPSAHVKSLSIDYTISPKIPHCIVADSFRIQQILGNLLSNAIKFSSPNLPIEVRVDFDPEQSMLIIEVRDFGVGISQQDQQRIFDPFYQSSEGMKQSGGGSGLGLSICNQLAKQMGGEITLESKIGWGSLFVVRLPVTITEDETCEVKASRGNIGAYYGYVLVAEDNGANQELIRMTLERYGLNVTIVDNGLDAYRYIKTNTYDFVLMDEQMPVMNGSEAVKKIRLYERENNLRHLPIIALSANVIKGARERALQHGYDAFMGKPFNISELELVLEMYLESKLSFEKPMLKDNSHVSEMERMQKALMLEPEQIKKLLELFHTNMGRMLRELRLAIEAKDFETIAGVTHTIKGSSANFRFEEFSRLAAILEESATRDQERFDFEDALSVFENEYYKLPKVEEIE; encoded by the coding sequence ATGGATTTTCCAAGTTTTTCGTACCTTTATCATGCCCAGGAAACATTGGCAACTCAAAAAGATTCTATATTAGATGAATGGATTTCGCAAAAGCAGTGTGCAGCTATTTTAGGACGTCATTCTATTGATCCAAAATGGTTTAAATCCAAATATGCTTCTGCCGTGTTTGATTATTTCATGGGGGTTGTTGCGGGAGAGGTAGAGCTCGGGCAATGTCCTGTTATGAAAGAATTTATTGATTATTTGAAAAATCAAGAGATTCGTTCAGATGAGCTTTTTTTATTGTGTACTCACTTTAAACGTTCTGTTATTAATAATACTTACCGTTCAGGTATTAATACTCAGGGATTATTTGAAGCAGTCAGCTATCTGTTTGATACCAATTTCTCTAGTATTTTAACCCTCTATAACGATACTATTTATCAAAAAGAGCAAGAGGCTATTGAAGCCAATAAAGCCAAAGAATATTTTCTCTCCAATATGTCACATGAAATACGTACACCGCTCAATGCAATTTTAGGATTTGTCAATTTGCTGAAATCGGAAAGTTTGGGTGAGCGAATTGACGATTATCTTGATATTATTGCCCAAAGTGGAGAGAATCTTCTTCATATCATTAATGATATTCTCGATTTTAGCAAGCTCCGTAGCGGTGAATTTGTTATTGAACCATTGCCTTTTAATATCCAGAACAAGATGAGAAATGCACTAGAACTTTTTGTCCCCAGTGCACATGTAAAATCGCTCTCAATCGACTATACGATTAGTCCAAAAATTCCCCATTGTATTGTTGCTGATTCGTTTCGAATACAGCAAATATTAGGAAATCTTTTAAGCAATGCTATTAAATTTAGCTCACCCAATCTTCCGATTGAAGTGAGGGTTGATTTTGATCCAGAACAATCCATGTTAATTATTGAGGTTCGAGATTTCGGTGTTGGTATATCACAGCAAGACCAACAACGTATTTTTGACCCTTTTTATCAATCATCTGAAGGGATGAAACAATCAGGTGGCGGCAGTGGATTAGGGCTCTCTATCTGTAATCAGCTTGCTAAGCAAATGGGTGGTGAGATTACCCTTGAGTCTAAAATTGGTTGGGGTAGTTTATTTGTGGTGAGACTTCCTGTGACAATCACCGAAGACGAGACGTGTGAGGTAAAAGCTTCCAGAGGCAATATAGGGGCGTATTATGGATATGTCCTTGTTGCTGAAGATAATGGAGCAAATCAAGAGTTGATTCGAATGACGCTAGAGCGTTATGGATTAAATGTGACTATTGTGGATAATGGATTAGATGCTTATCGATATATTAAAACGAACACTTATGATTTTGTCTTGATGGATGAGCAGATGCCCGTGATGAACGGGAGTGAGGCAGTCAAAAAAATACGTCTATATGAACGAGAAAATAATCTTCGCCATCTTCCGATTATTGCATTAAGTGCCAATGTAATTAAAGGGGCGCGTGAACGAGCCCTTCAACATGGATACGATGCTTTTATGGGAAAACCTTTTAATATCAGTGAACTTGAGTTGGTGTTAGAGATGTATCTCGAAAGTAAGTTGTCTTTTGAAAAACCAATGCTCAAGGATAATAGTCATGTTTCAGAGATGGAGAGGATGCAAAAAGCCTTGATGCTTGAACCGGAACAAATCAAAAAACTTTTAGAGTTGTTTCATACGAATATGGGACGCATGCTCAGAGAGTTACGATTGGCAATCGAAGCAAAAGATTTTGAAACAATCGCAGGTGTTACCCATACCATTAAAGGCTCCAGCGCGAATTTTAGATTTGAAGAGTTTTCACGGTTGGCTGCCATATTAGAGGAATCAGCGACTCGTGATCAAGAAAGATTTGATTTTGAAGATGCTTTGTCAGTATTTGAAAATGAGTATTACAAACTTCCAAAAGTCGAAGAGATTGAGTAG
- a CDS encoding FAD-dependent oxidoreductase, with protein MSYKKVVILGGGIAGVEAAIYYRKEGFDVELISERSYLFIYPIAIWIPVKTAHFDDVSFSLDKIAARHNFTLTIDRVVSINASEKTITLQEGGVRKASHLVIATGAAKVKHEGLEHTLSICGAPEQSVELKKKIDALIAKGFGKIAFGFGGNPNDPSGVRGGPGFELFFNLHHKLKKLGIRNNYEMTFFAPMISPGARMGEKALKLMATMFKKNNFKERYGKKIKRFEENSIIFEDDSVLESDLTMFIPAGNGMDLIKESDLQKNGAGFIRINNYCEIEGVEHWYAIGDVAALEGPDWKAKQGHIAEVMARNAAHNSAITLRLKSGEKKTYQDHINILCMMDMGNGAGFVYRDDKKALLIPMPIIGHWMKIGWGWYYKMSKMGYIPRIPGM; from the coding sequence ATGTCATACAAAAAAGTTGTGATTTTGGGTGGCGGTATAGCTGGTGTCGAAGCTGCAATTTATTACCGTAAAGAGGGGTTTGACGTTGAACTCATCAGTGAGCGGAGTTACCTATTTATCTATCCTATTGCAATCTGGATCCCTGTCAAAACGGCTCATTTTGATGATGTTTCATTTTCCCTCGACAAAATTGCCGCACGCCATAATTTTACACTCACTATTGATCGTGTTGTATCCATTAATGCCTCTGAAAAAACTATTACACTCCAAGAGGGGGGAGTACGAAAAGCTTCTCATCTAGTCATTGCAACCGGTGCCGCTAAAGTCAAACACGAAGGGTTAGAGCATACCCTCTCTATCTGTGGAGCACCCGAACAATCGGTTGAACTCAAAAAGAAAATCGACGCATTAATCGCTAAAGGGTTTGGAAAAATCGCCTTTGGTTTCGGCGGCAATCCAAATGACCCCAGCGGTGTACGAGGAGGTCCCGGCTTTGAACTTTTTTTCAACCTCCATCATAAACTCAAAAAACTCGGTATTCGCAACAACTATGAGATGACATTTTTTGCACCGATGATCTCTCCTGGAGCAAGAATGGGAGAGAAGGCACTAAAATTAATGGCGACAATGTTCAAAAAAAATAATTTCAAAGAACGATACGGTAAAAAAATTAAGCGTTTTGAAGAAAACAGTATCATTTTTGAAGATGATAGCGTCCTTGAAAGTGATTTAACTATGTTTATCCCTGCGGGTAATGGGATGGATCTCATAAAAGAGTCAGATCTCCAAAAAAATGGCGCCGGCTTTATCCGTATCAACAATTATTGTGAAATTGAAGGGGTGGAACACTGGTATGCCATCGGGGATGTTGCCGCGCTAGAGGGACCCGATTGGAAAGCAAAACAGGGGCATATTGCCGAAGTGATGGCTCGAAATGCTGCCCATAACAGTGCAATCACCTTAAGACTTAAATCAGGTGAGAAAAAAACCTATCAAGATCATATCAACATCCTCTGCATGATGGATATGGGTAATGGTGCCGGATTTGTTTACCGTGACGATAAAAAAGCCCTCCTTATCCCGATGCCAATTATAGGGCATTGGATGAAAATAGGATGGGGCTGGTATTACAAAATGTCGAAAATGGGTTATATCCCCCGTATACCCGGGATGTAG
- a CDS encoding FAD-dependent oxidoreductase: MARVVVLGGGVAGHTAATFAADWLGKDHEVVVVTPNSKWNWIPSNIWVGVGQMTKEEVTFDLAPVYEKAGITYKQAKAVSLNPEGNASGDKPFVTIEYTGQGKAGKSEEVTYDYLINATGPKLNFAATPGLGDANGLGEFTVSVCTADHADHAAHEFAKAIEKMKKGERQKFLIGTGHGMCTCQGAAFEYIFNIEHELRKAGVRDMADMQWISNESFLGDFGIGGLHMKRGGYAASSRLFAESLYSERGVKWLIGAHVNKVEKGKVSYELLDGSMGEQEFDFAMLIPPFAGVGLKAYDKAGEDITATVFAPNGFMKVDANYSAGAYENWKASDWPRTYQNPTYKNLFAAGIAFAPPHPISKPMTTPNGTQIFPTPPRTGMPSGIIGKAVAHSVCDLIKKGPSAHLHEASMAEMGAACVASAGKGLFDGTAAALTVYPVVPDFEKYPGLGRDLDYTFGEIGLAGHWIKHILHHMFIYKAKLNPGWTMIPE; encoded by the coding sequence ATGGCAAGAGTAGTCGTCCTCGGTGGCGGTGTCGCCGGACATACTGCAGCAACGTTCGCAGCAGATTGGCTCGGAAAAGATCACGAGGTAGTGGTAGTAACCCCTAACTCAAAATGGAACTGGATTCCCTCAAATATTTGGGTTGGAGTCGGTCAAATGACAAAAGAAGAGGTTACTTTCGACCTTGCTCCTGTATATGAAAAAGCAGGTATTACCTATAAACAAGCAAAAGCAGTAAGCCTTAATCCTGAAGGAAATGCAAGTGGTGATAAACCGTTTGTTACTATCGAGTATACCGGTCAAGGTAAAGCAGGAAAAAGTGAAGAAGTAACGTATGATTACCTTATCAACGCTACCGGACCAAAACTTAACTTCGCTGCAACTCCGGGTCTTGGAGATGCAAACGGTTTAGGTGAATTTACTGTTTCAGTATGTACAGCGGATCACGCAGATCATGCAGCACACGAATTTGCTAAAGCTATTGAAAAAATGAAAAAAGGGGAACGTCAAAAATTCCTTATCGGAACAGGTCACGGTATGTGTACTTGTCAAGGTGCAGCATTTGAGTACATTTTCAATATTGAACATGAACTTCGTAAAGCAGGCGTTCGTGACATGGCGGATATGCAATGGATCTCTAACGAATCATTCCTTGGTGACTTCGGTATCGGTGGATTGCACATGAAACGCGGCGGTTATGCAGCATCATCACGTCTTTTCGCAGAATCGTTATACTCTGAGCGTGGTGTTAAATGGTTGATCGGTGCACACGTTAACAAAGTTGAAAAAGGTAAAGTTTCTTATGAGCTTCTTGATGGTTCAATGGGTGAACAAGAATTTGACTTTGCGATGTTGATTCCACCGTTCGCAGGTGTCGGTCTTAAAGCATACGACAAAGCAGGTGAAGATATCACTGCAACCGTATTTGCACCAAATGGATTTATGAAAGTTGACGCGAACTACAGTGCCGGTGCGTATGAAAACTGGAAAGCATCTGACTGGCCACGTACATACCAAAATCCGACGTACAAAAATCTCTTCGCAGCAGGTATCGCGTTTGCTCCTCCGCATCCGATCTCTAAACCGATGACGACTCCAAACGGAACACAAATTTTCCCTACACCTCCACGTACAGGTATGCCAAGTGGTATTATCGGTAAAGCGGTTGCGCACAGTGTTTGTGATTTGATCAAAAAAGGACCAAGCGCTCACTTGCATGAAGCGTCTATGGCAGAGATGGGTGCGGCGTGTGTTGCATCAGCAGGTAAAGGTTTATTTGACGGTACAGCAGCAGCATTGACTGTTTATCCTGTTGTTCCGGATTTTGAAAAATATCCTGGTCTTGGACGTGATTTGGATTACACATTCGGTGAAATCGGTCTTGCAGGTCACTGGATTAAACACATCCTACACCACATGTTTATCTATAAAGCCAAGCTCAATCCGGGCTGGACAATGATCCCTGAGTAA
- a CDS encoding peptide deformylase: MLKELITYPDERIRYISADIRKYDDELFELLENMHDTMAHHGLDAISAIQIAIPFSAILIQNGDEIIEMVNARLIMNEGAEEIDEVNPYFPKGFSAKIKRYSKIKVVYENRHGELRHLDAEGDLSFRLQRQMDFLFGGTLLDKLGKDARKMAEEVLVSQHEGIYDFGVSCPTVFVRDYFKKGAKYLMGGVALSFITPLFVSPSMREMIYRVDKYTLVGVVLLMIIYFFYSQHEAKLYKQCTSCQIGNIIGTVAIMTLQLLIVALGVFLWIAPCK; encoded by the coding sequence ATGCTTAAAGAATTGATCACCTACCCTGATGAACGGATCCGATATATTTCCGCCGATATCCGAAAATATGATGATGAGTTGTTTGAACTGCTGGAAAACATGCATGATACGATGGCACATCACGGACTTGATGCCATCTCTGCGATACAAATTGCTATCCCTTTTAGTGCTATTTTGATTCAAAACGGCGATGAGATCATAGAAATGGTCAATGCACGCCTTATTATGAATGAAGGAGCCGAAGAGATAGATGAAGTGAACCCTTATTTTCCAAAAGGGTTTAGCGCAAAAATTAAACGCTACAGTAAGATTAAGGTAGTGTATGAAAACCGTCATGGGGAATTACGCCATTTGGATGCTGAAGGTGATTTATCATTTCGTTTACAGCGTCAGATGGATTTTCTCTTTGGTGGAACACTTTTGGATAAACTCGGCAAAGATGCACGAAAAATGGCGGAAGAGGTTTTGGTTTCTCAACATGAAGGGATTTATGACTTTGGTGTTTCGTGCCCAACCGTTTTTGTTCGCGATTATTTTAAAAAAGGGGCAAAATATCTTATGGGCGGTGTAGCCCTTAGTTTTATTACTCCTCTTTTTGTTTCGCCATCTATGCGAGAAATGATTTATAGAGTAGATAAATATACGCTTGTTGGTGTTGTACTTTTAATGATAATTTATTTCTTTTATTCGCAACACGAAGCAAAACTGTATAAACAGTGTACCAGTTGTCAAATCGGCAATATTATCGGCACGGTTGCGATTATGACACTTCAATTACTCATTGTCGCATTAGGTGTTTTTCTCTGGATTGCTCCTTGTAAATAA
- the pepN gene encoding aminopeptidase N — translation MQLPQPTYFKDYTPSDYTIPTCSLEFIIDSGSTRVDNVMEVVRTNPNAKELRLNGEMMELELLWVDDVLMEEGRYARYDDAIVIPLDTDSARIRAITRLYPDENTALEGLYRSGGIWCTQNEPEGFRRITYFIDRPDVMTRFTTKIIANQERCPILLSNGNLRGTATLENGKHMALWEDPIPKPCYLFALVAGDLGSIHDTFITMSGKKVDLAIYCDRGNEEKCHHAMRSLKKSMEWDEVTYGREYDLEVYNIVAVDSFNMGAMENKGLNVFNSHYVLADEKSATDGDFMGIESVIAHEYFHNWTGNRITCRNWFELTLKEGLTVFRDQCFSADMNSPLIQRIDDVKSLRERQFLEDAGPTAHPIKPDHFIEINNFYTATVYEKGAEVIRMLHTLLGEEKFRLATDYYFEKFDGQAVGTEEFLESMQSQSPIDLSQFKRWYSQERTPILTISSEYEENNQRLKLKIIQTIPKDTHGREQLPYAFPFALGLLECEGKEFILKSSNAKMVRDGIVWIDEAISELVFEDIASQPKLSLNRNFSTPVKIVCDEIDYPFLMAHDSDGFVRYEASQVFAMETLEDMMRGEEINPQFIKAYGMILEDTSLEAMFKAELLALPSINTMMQRQEILDVPAIHRAIETVKKELAHTYKELLIRDISALYTPQNSSIDAVSMANRALLNRCLGVLMSLENEAVSAMCLNHYRESLSMSSRLVALDLLENYAPELAGEALNNFYQQHSHETLIMNKYFALLASSQREGTLERVIALQEDSAFDIKVPNLVRALYGAFSRNAVAFHTSEGYAFIADKVIEMDALNPQIASGLAGAFKSYSKLSPLLKEDMGTQLERIKNHEGLSNNVYEIITKILEVE, via the coding sequence ATGCAACTTCCGCAACCTACTTATTTTAAAGATTATACCCCGAGTGACTATACGATACCTACGTGTAGCCTTGAATTTATTATCGATAGCGGTTCTACCCGTGTCGATAATGTGATGGAGGTTGTCCGAACCAACCCTAATGCCAAAGAGCTTCGCCTCAATGGTGAGATGATGGAGTTGGAACTTTTGTGGGTGGATGATGTATTGATGGAGGAGGGGAGGTATGCACGTTATGATGATGCGATAGTGATTCCTCTCGATACCGATTCGGCGCGCATACGGGCTATTACGAGACTCTATCCTGATGAGAATACCGCGCTAGAGGGGTTATATCGCTCAGGTGGCATCTGGTGTACCCAAAATGAGCCTGAGGGGTTCCGACGCATCACCTATTTTATCGACCGCCCCGATGTCATGACTCGCTTTACCACCAAGATTATAGCCAACCAAGAGCGATGTCCGATACTCCTCAGCAACGGTAATCTACGCGGAACCGCGACGCTAGAGAATGGAAAACACATGGCATTGTGGGAAGACCCGATTCCTAAACCGTGTTATCTGTTTGCTCTCGTGGCGGGGGATTTAGGGAGTATTCACGACACCTTTATCACGATGAGTGGCAAGAAGGTCGATTTGGCGATTTATTGTGACCGTGGCAATGAGGAGAAATGTCACCATGCGATGCGCAGTCTCAAAAAATCGATGGAGTGGGATGAGGTTACCTATGGACGCGAATACGATTTAGAGGTTTATAACATCGTTGCGGTGGATAGTTTCAACATGGGGGCGATGGAGAATAAAGGGCTCAATGTTTTTAATTCCCATTATGTGTTAGCCGATGAGAAAAGTGCAACCGATGGGGATTTTATGGGGATAGAGTCGGTTATCGCCCATGAGTATTTTCATAACTGGACGGGGAATCGTATCACGTGTAGAAACTGGTTTGAGCTCACCCTCAAAGAGGGGTTGACAGTTTTTCGAGACCAATGTTTCAGTGCCGATATGAATTCACCCCTCATTCAGCGTATCGATGACGTGAAATCGCTCCGTGAACGGCAGTTTTTAGAAGATGCAGGCCCCACTGCTCATCCGATCAAGCCTGATCACTTTATCGAGATTAACAACTTCTACACCGCCACCGTTTATGAAAAAGGTGCTGAAGTGATTCGGATGCTCCATACCCTTTTGGGGGAAGAGAAATTCCGCCTCGCGACAGACTATTATTTCGAAAAATTTGATGGACAAGCGGTGGGAACCGAAGAGTTTTTGGAGTCAATGCAGTCTCAAAGCCCTATTGATTTGAGTCAGTTTAAACGGTGGTATTCCCAAGAGCGGACACCGATTCTTACTATCTCCAGCGAGTATGAAGAAAACAATCAACGTTTAAAACTGAAAATCATCCAAACCATTCCAAAAGACACCCATGGACGAGAACAGCTCCCCTATGCCTTCCCTTTTGCGCTGGGATTATTAGAGTGCGAGGGAAAAGAGTTTATTCTCAAAAGTTCCAATGCAAAGATGGTTCGAGATGGGATTGTTTGGATTGATGAAGCGATAAGTGAGTTGGTGTTTGAGGATATTGCTTCTCAACCGAAACTCTCTCTCAATCGCAACTTTAGCACCCCTGTTAAAATCGTATGCGATGAGATTGACTATCCGTTTTTAATGGCGCACGATAGCGATGGATTTGTACGCTACGAAGCGTCCCAAGTGTTTGCGATGGAGACGTTGGAGGATATGATGAGAGGCGAAGAGATTAATCCCCAATTCATCAAAGCGTATGGGATGATTTTAGAAGATACATCATTAGAGGCGATGTTTAAAGCGGAACTCCTAGCCCTTCCGAGCATCAACACAATGATGCAACGTCAAGAAATCCTCGATGTCCCCGCCATCCACCGTGCGATAGAAACCGTGAAAAAAGAGTTAGCACACACCTATAAAGAGCTACTGATTCGGGATATTTCGGCACTTTATACTCCTCAAAACTCCTCCATCGATGCTGTGAGTATGGCTAATCGTGCATTGCTTAACCGCTGTTTAGGGGTGTTGATGAGCCTCGAAAATGAGGCAGTTTCGGCAATGTGTCTCAACCATTACCGTGAATCACTCTCGATGAGCAGCCGTTTGGTCGCTTTGGATTTACTCGAAAACTATGCCCCTGAACTCGCGGGTGAAGCGTTGAACAATTTTTATCAACAACACTCTCACGAGACGTTGATTATGAACAAATACTTTGCACTTTTGGCATCATCACAACGCGAAGGAACACTAGAGCGGGTAATAGCACTCCAAGAAGATAGCGCGTTTGATATCAAAGTCCCAAATCTGGTACGTGCACTTTATGGAGCATTCTCACGTAACGCAGTAGCGTTTCATACGAGCGAAGGGTACGCATTTATCGCCGATAAAGTGATCGAGATGGACGCACTGAATCCCCAAATCGCTTCAGGGCTTGCCGGAGCATTTAAAAGTTACTCGAAACTCTCTCCCCTGTTAAAAGAGGATATGGGAACTCAGTTAGAACGGATTAAAAATCATGAGGGGCTTTCCAATAATGTCTATGAGATTATCACAAAGATTTTAGAAGTAGAGTAA